A region of the Pseudomonas asiatica genome:
GTCGACCTGATGTCGTTCTCGGCGCACAAGGTCTACGGCCCGAAAGGCATCGGCGCGCTGTACGTCAGCCGCAAGCCGCGCGTACGCCTGGAAGCCATCATTCACGGCGGTGGCCATGAGCGCGGCATGCGTTCGGGCACCCTGCCGACCCACCAGATCGTCGGCATGGGCGAAGCCTTCGCCATCGCCAAGCAGGAAATGGCCGCGGAAAACGTACGCATCAAGGCCCTGAGCGACCGCTTCTTCAAGCAGGTCTCGGACCTCGAAGAGCTGTACGTCAACGGCAGCAAGACTGCCCGCGTACCACACAACCTGAACCTGAGCTTCAACTACGTCGAAGGCGAATCGCTGCTGATGTCGCTGAAGGACATCGCCGTATCGTCCGGTTCGGCCTGCACCTCCGCTTCGCTCGAGCCGTCCTACGTATTGCGCGCCCTGGGCCGCAACGACGAGCTGGCGCACAGCTCGATCCGCTTCTCCTTCGGCCGCTTCACCACCGAAGAAGAAGTCGACTACGCCGCGCAGAAAGTCTGCGAGGCCGTGAACAAACTGCGTGAGCTGTCGCCGCTGTGGGACATGTACAAAGACGGCGTTGACATCTCCAAGATCGAGTGGGCCGCCCACTAAGCAGTCGCCGGCAAGAGCGGCTCCCTGATGAGGAAGGAATTGCACCATGGCATACAGTGAAAAGGTCATCGACCACTACGAAAACCCGCGCAACGTCGGCAAGATGAACGCCGAAGACCCGGACGTCGGTACCGGCATGGTCGGCGCGCCGGCCTGCGGTGACGTGATGCGCCTGCAGATCAAGGTCAACGAGCAGGGCGTGATCGAAGACGCCAAGTTCAAGACCTACGGCTGCGGTTCGGCCATCGCTTCCAGCTCCCTCGCCACCGAGTGGATGAAGGGCAAGACCCTGGACGAAGCCGAGACCATCAAGAACACCCAGCTGGCCGAAGAACTGGCGTTGCCGCCGGTCAAGATCCACTGCTCGGTACTCGCCGAAGATGCCATCAAGGCAGCCGTACGCGATTACAAGCAGAAGAAAGGCTTGATCTAAGTCGCCTGTTGCGAGGTAAGGAGTCCTGATGGCTATCAGCATGACAGAAGCCGCCGCCAACCACGTGCGGCGTTCCCTGGAAGGGCGCGGCAAGGGCGAAGGCATTCGCCTGGGCGTGCGCACCACCGGTTGCTCGGGCCTGGCCTACGTGCTGGAGTTCGTCGACGAGCTGGCGGACGAAGACCAGGTGTTCGAGAACCATGGCGTCAAGGTGATCATCGATCCCAAGAGCCTGGTCTACCTCGATGGCACCGAACTGGACTTCGTCAAGGAAGGGTTGAACGAAGGGTTCAAGTTCAACAACCCCAACGTGCGCGGTGAGTGTGGCTGCGGCGAAAGCTTCAACGTTTGAGGCTGGCTGTGGGTACTCCTTGTCATTTCGCATTGTTTGACCTCCAGCCAAGCTTCCGCCTGGATCTCGACAAGCTGGCCACTCGCTATCGTGAGCTGGCCCGCGAAGTCCATCCCGACCGCTTTGCCGACGCCTCCGAGCGCGAGCAGCGCGTGGCGCTGGAAAAGTCCGCGGCCCTCAACGACGCCTACCAGACACTGCGCAGTGCGCCGCGTCGCGCCCGCTACCTGCTGGCCATCGGCGGCCACGAAGTGCCTCAGGAAGTCACGGTCCACGACCCTGACTTCCTGTTGCAGCAGATGCAGTGGCGTGAAGAGCTCGAAGAACTGCAGGACGAAGCCGACCTCGATGGCGTGGCCGTGTTCAAGAAGCGCCTGAAGGTCGCCCAGGACACGCTGAACGAGGACTTTGCCGCCTGCTGGGACGCCCCAGGCGAGCGCGACAAGGCCGAACGCCTGATGCGCCGCATGCAGTTCCTCGACAAGCTCGCCCAAGAAGTGCGCCAACTGGAAGAGCGCCTCGACGATTAACCCGGTGCTGCCCGTGATGGCACCTAAGGTATTCAGATAAGCATGGCCCTACTGCAGATTGCCGAACCCGGTCAAAGCCCTCAGCCGCATCAGCGCCGCCTGGCGGTGGGGATCGACCTGGGTACCACCAACTCCCTGGTCGCCGCACTGCGCAGCGGCCGTAGCGAGCCCCTGCCTGACGCGCAGGGCAATGTCATTCTGCCGTCCGCGGTGCGTTACCTCGAAGGGCGCAACGAAGTGGGGCAGGCTGCACGCGATGCCGCTTCCAGCGACCCGCTGAACACCGTGCTGTCGGTCAAGCGCCTGATGGGGCGCGGCCTGGCCGACGTCAAGCAACTGGGCGAGCAGCTGCCGTACCGCTTCGTTGGCGGTGAGTCGCACATGCCGTTCATCGACACCGTGCAAGGGCCGAAAAGCCCGGTGGAAGTGTCCGCCGATATCCTCAAGGTGCTGCGCGAGCGTGCCGAAGCCACCCTTGGTGGTGAGCTGGTGGGGGCGGTGATCACCGTGCCGGCCTATTTCGACGATGCCCAGCGCCAGGCCACCAAGGACGCTGCGCGCCTGGCCGGCCTGAACGTGCTGCGTCTGCTCAACGAGCCGACCGCTGCTGCCGTGGCCTATGGTCTGGACCAGAACGCCGAAGGCGTGGTGGCCATCTATGACCTGGGCGGCGGTACCTTCGACATTTCCATTTTGCGCCTGACTGCCGGCGTATTCGAAGTGCTGGCCACCGGTGGCGATACCGCCCTGGGTGGTGACGACTTCGACCACGCCATCGCTGGCTGGATCATCGAGCAGGCCGGGCTGTCGTCCGACCTGGACCCGGCCACCCAGCGCGCGCTGTTGCAGACCGCCTGTGCCGCCAAGGAAGCCCTGACCGACGCCGACGTGGTCAGCGTCAGCCATGGCACCTGGCAGGGCGAGCTGAGCCGCGCCGGCTTCGAAGCCATGATCGAGCCCATGGTCGCCCGCAGCCTCAAGGCCTGCCGCCGCGCCGTGCGTGACAGCGGTATAGAGCTGGAAGAAGTCAGCGCCGTGGTCATGGTCGGTGGTTCGACCCGCGTACCGCGTGTGCGTGAGGCCGTCGGAGCACTGTTCGGCCGCACCCCGCTGACCTCGATCGACCCCGACCAGGTGGTGGCCATCGGTGCCGCCATCCAGGCCGATACCTTGGCCGGCAACCGCCGCGAAGGTGGCGAACTGCTGCTGTTGGATGTCATCCCGCTGTCGCTTGGCCTTGAGACCATGGGCGGGCTGATGGAGAAGGTGATCCCGCGCAACACCACCATCCCGGTGGCGCGTGCCCAGGAATTCACCACCTATAAAGATGGCCAGTCGGCCATGATGATCCATGTGCTGCAGGGCGAGCGCGAGCTGATCAGCGATTGCCGCTCGCTGGCGCGCTTCGAGCTGCGTGGCATCCCGGCCATGGTGGCCGGTGCGGCAAAAATCCGCGTCACCTTCCAGGTCGACGCCGACGGCCTGCTCAGCGTCGCCGCCCGCGAGCTGGGCTCGGGCGTGGAAGCCAGCATCCAGGTCAAGCCGTCCTATGGCCTGACCGACGGCGAAATCGCCCGCATGCTCAAGGATTCCTTCGAACACGCAGGTTCCGACAAGCAGGCCCGCCAGCTGCGCGAGCACCAGGTGGACGGCGAGCGCCTGCTCGAAGCGGTACAGGGCGCCCTGGACGCCGACGGTGAGCGTCTGCTCAGCAGTGACGAGCGCGACGCCATCGAATTCCAGATGCAAGAACTACGTGATTTGCTGGCCGGCACCGATGGCGCAGCCATCGAGCAACAGACCAAGCGTCTGTCGCAGGTGACCGACGCATTTGCCGCCCGTCGCCTTGATTCGACGGTCAAAGCCGCACTGGCCGGGCGCAACCTGAATGAGATCGAGGAGTAACCGATGCCGCTGGTGACATTCCTGCCGCATGAGAAGTTCTGCCCAGAGGGGCTGACCGTGGAGGCGCCGACCGGGACCAACATCCTGGAACTGGCCCACGACCATCACATCGAGATGGAAAGCGCCTGCGGCGGCGTCAAGGCCTGCACCACTTGCCACTGCATCGTACGCAAGGGCTTCGACTCGCTCGAAGAAGCCGACGAACTGGAAGAGGACATGCTGGACAAGGCCTGGGGCCTGGAGGCTCAATCGCGCCTCGGCTGCCAGGTGGTCGTCGCTGACCAGGACCTGGTTATCGAGATCCCCAAGTATTCGCTCAACCACGCCGCCGAAGCGCCGCACTGAGGTTTGCCCCATGAGCCTGAAATGGATTGATGTACTTGAGATCGCCATCCAGCTTGCAGAAAGCAAGCCGGAAGTCGATCCTCGTTATGTGAATTTCGTC
Encoded here:
- a CDS encoding IscS subfamily cysteine desulfurase, whose translation is MKLPIYLDYSATTPVDPRVAQKMADCLLVDGNFGNPASRSHVFGWKAEEAVENGRRQVAELINADPREIVWTSGATESDNLALKGVAHFYQTKGKHIITSKIEHKAVLDTARQLEREGFEVTYLEPGEDGIVTPAMVEAALRDDTILVSLMHVNNEVGSINDIAAIGELTRSRGVLFHVDAAQSAGKVEIDLQKLKVDLMSFSAHKVYGPKGIGALYVSRKPRVRLEAIIHGGGHERGMRSGTLPTHQIVGMGEAFAIAKQEMAAENVRIKALSDRFFKQVSDLEELYVNGSKTARVPHNLNLSFNYVEGESLLMSLKDIAVSSGSACTSASLEPSYVLRALGRNDELAHSSIRFSFGRFTTEEEVDYAAQKVCEAVNKLRELSPLWDMYKDGVDISKIEWAAH
- the iscU gene encoding Fe-S cluster assembly scaffold IscU, which translates into the protein MAYSEKVIDHYENPRNVGKMNAEDPDVGTGMVGAPACGDVMRLQIKVNEQGVIEDAKFKTYGCGSAIASSSLATEWMKGKTLDEAETIKNTQLAEELALPPVKIHCSVLAEDAIKAAVRDYKQKKGLI
- the iscA gene encoding iron-sulfur cluster assembly protein IscA, encoding MAISMTEAAANHVRRSLEGRGKGEGIRLGVRTTGCSGLAYVLEFVDELADEDQVFENHGVKVIIDPKSLVYLDGTELDFVKEGLNEGFKFNNPNVRGECGCGESFNV
- the hscB gene encoding co-chaperone HscB; its protein translation is MGTPCHFALFDLQPSFRLDLDKLATRYRELAREVHPDRFADASEREQRVALEKSAALNDAYQTLRSAPRRARYLLAIGGHEVPQEVTVHDPDFLLQQMQWREELEELQDEADLDGVAVFKKRLKVAQDTLNEDFAACWDAPGERDKAERLMRRMQFLDKLAQEVRQLEERLDD
- the hscA gene encoding Fe-S protein assembly chaperone HscA, whose product is MALLQIAEPGQSPQPHQRRLAVGIDLGTTNSLVAALRSGRSEPLPDAQGNVILPSAVRYLEGRNEVGQAARDAASSDPLNTVLSVKRLMGRGLADVKQLGEQLPYRFVGGESHMPFIDTVQGPKSPVEVSADILKVLRERAEATLGGELVGAVITVPAYFDDAQRQATKDAARLAGLNVLRLLNEPTAAAVAYGLDQNAEGVVAIYDLGGGTFDISILRLTAGVFEVLATGGDTALGGDDFDHAIAGWIIEQAGLSSDLDPATQRALLQTACAAKEALTDADVVSVSHGTWQGELSRAGFEAMIEPMVARSLKACRRAVRDSGIELEEVSAVVMVGGSTRVPRVREAVGALFGRTPLTSIDPDQVVAIGAAIQADTLAGNRREGGELLLLDVIPLSLGLETMGGLMEKVIPRNTTIPVARAQEFTTYKDGQSAMMIHVLQGERELISDCRSLARFELRGIPAMVAGAAKIRVTFQVDADGLLSVAARELGSGVEASIQVKPSYGLTDGEIARMLKDSFEHAGSDKQARQLREHQVDGERLLEAVQGALDADGERLLSSDERDAIEFQMQELRDLLAGTDGAAIEQQTKRLSQVTDAFAARRLDSTVKAALAGRNLNEIEE
- the fdx gene encoding ISC system 2Fe-2S type ferredoxin; this translates as MPLVTFLPHEKFCPEGLTVEAPTGTNILELAHDHHIEMESACGGVKACTTCHCIVRKGFDSLEEADELEEDMLDKAWGLEAQSRLGCQVVVADQDLVIEIPKYSLNHAAEAPH